In Gossypium arboreum isolate Shixiya-1 chromosome 5, ASM2569848v2, whole genome shotgun sequence, a single genomic region encodes these proteins:
- the LOC108450113 gene encoding arogenate dehydrogenase 2, chloroplastic has product MLIFSPTTIRSLNPQPLPYLSFSHSISLPLPLRSLPTPSKSPHFPSFHINCIDAAQPFDYESHLKNRYIQSTSLKIAIIGFGNFGQFLSKTFLRHHHTLLAHSRTNYADLANHLGVSFYADPHDLFEQHPDVVLLSTSILSTETLLKKLPFQRLRRNTLFVDVLSVKEFPRNLFLKYLPPDFDILCTHPMFGPESGKTSWAGLPFVYDKVRIGDEESRIKRCDKFLDIFEKEGCRMVEMSCMEHDKYAAGSQFVTHTMGRVLEKFGLESSPINTKGYETLLNLVENTKGDSFDLYYGLFMYNQNALEQLERLDMAFESIKKDLFGRLHQVYRKQLFGDNNGEVEKKRSLAQKLLGNGSLTEPPLDNVRQDGS; this is encoded by the coding sequence CCCTCTCCCACTAAGATCTCTCCCCACTCCCTCCAAATCCCCCCATTTCCCTTCCTTCCATATCAACTGCATAGACGCAGCTCAACCATTCGACTACGAGTCCCATCTCAAAAATCGCTACATTCAATCAACGTCCCTCAAGATCGCCATTATCGGCTTCGGCAACTTCGGCCAATTCCTATCCAAAACTTTCCTCCGCCACCACCACACTCTCCTCGCTCACTCCAGAACTAACTACGCCGACCTCGCTAACCACCTCGGCGTTTCCTTTTACGCCGACCCACACGACCTTTTCGAGCAACACCCTGACGTCGTTCTTCTCTCTACTTCCATCCTTTCCACTGAAACTCTTCTTAAGAAACTGCCCTTTCAACGACTGCGTCGCAACACCCTTTTCGTCGACGTGCTTTCTGTTAAAGAGTTCCCCAGGAACCTTTTCTTGAAGTATTTACCCCCGGATTTCGATATATTGTGTACACATCCCATGTTTGGACCCGAAAGTGGTAAAACCTCGTGGGCGGGGCTTCCTTTTGTCTACGACAAAGTGAGGATCGGGGATGAGGAGAGTCGGATAAAGAGATGCGACAAGTTTTTGGATATTTTCGAGAAAGAAGGGTGTAGAATGGTGGAGATGAGTTGCATGGAGCATGATAAGTACGCGGCGGGGTCTCAGTTCGTGACCCATACCATGGGGAGAGTGCTGGAGAAGTTCGGGTTGGAGTCTTCGCCTATTAACACCAAAGGGTATGAGACATTGTTGAATTTGGTGGAGAATACTAAAGGGGATAGCTTTGATTTGTATTATGGGTTGTTTATGTATAACCAGAACGCTTTGGAGCAGTTGGAAAGGTTGGATATGGCATTCGAGTCGATTAAGAAGGACTTGTTTGGGAGGCTCCATCAGGTTTATAGGAAGCAATTGTTTGGGGATAATAATGGAGAGGTGGAGAAGAAGAGGAGTTTGGCTCAGAAGTTGCTTGGCAATGGAAGTTTAACCGAACCTCCATTGGATAATGTTAGACAAGATGGATCTTGA
- the LOC108453478 gene encoding uncharacterized protein LOC108453478 isoform X2, with amino-acid sequence MLSMSLGVSFSGLLHCIAESVVLVLSELIDQNSVKLLRKFLPRKKIELASPEMGLDSEFKNFKAANCSSCNHATSSSADSIMKQEHLFPDLRNEGPWSSKEELNQYGLIISHPRKRVCSNFCKGKAVLQASEAEDLNTRLEILEEESQIMKQALLETMAERKKLVNEIYKLFETRRYTLLPKDQEDGHTFSSGSLIIKPWTGSRNSREQSVTCSIGKSTFWRS; translated from the exons ATGTTGTCCATGTCACTGGGCGTATCTTTCTCAG GATTGCTCCATTGTATCGCAGAGAGTGTTGTTTTGGTCCTATCAGAACTGATAGACCAAAATTCCGTGAAACTTCTTCGAAAATTTCTACCTAGGAAGAAGATAGAACTTGCTTCACCTGAGATGGGATTAGATTCAGAGTTCAAGAATTTCAAGGCAGCAAACTGTAGTAGTTGTAACCATGCAACAAGCAGCTCAGCAGATTCTATTATGAAACAAGAACACTTGTTTCCCGATCTTCGGAATGAAGGGCCTTGGAGTTCAAAAGAGGAACTGAATCAATATGGACTTATAATAAGTCATCCAAGGAAAAGGGTATGCAGCAATTTTTGTAAAGGTAAGGCAGTTTTGCAGGCTAGTGAAGCTGAAGACCTAAACACAAGGTTGGAGATCCTTGAGGAAGAAAGTCAAATTATGAAGCAAGCACTCTTAGAGACAATGGCGGAAAGGAAAAAACTAGTTAATGAAATATACAAGTTATTTGAGACACGGCGGTACACCCTCCTACCTAAGGATCAAGAAGATGGACACACATTCAGCTCTGGATCTTTGATCATCAAACCTT GGACCGGGTCAAGGAACAGCCGAGAGCAGTCTGTTACATGCTCTATTGGAAAATCCACGTTCTGGAGATCCTAA
- the LOC108453476 gene encoding protein TOPLESS produces MSSLSRELVFLILQFLDEEKFKETVHRLEQESGFFFNMKYFEDEVHNGNWDEVEKYLSGFTKVDDNRYSMKIFFEIRKQKYLEALDKHDLSKAVEILVKDLKVFATFNEELFKEITQLLTLENFRENEQLSKYGDTKSARAIMLVELKKLIEANPLFRDKLQFPNLRNSRLRTLINQSLNWQHQLCKNPRPNPDIKTLFVDHSCGQPNGARAPSPANNPLLGGLPKAGGFPPLGAHGPFQPTPAPVPAPLAGWMSNPSTVTHPAVSGGAIGLGPSSIPAALKHPRTPPTNPSVDYPSGDSDHVSKRTRPMGISDEVNLPVNVLPVTFPGHGHSQTFNAPDDLPKAVARTLNQGSSPMSMDFHPVQQTLLLVGTNVGDIALWEIGSRERLVLKNFKVWDLSACSMPLQAALVKDPAVSVNRVIWSPDGSLFGVAYSRHIVQIYSYHGGDEVRQHLEIDAHVGGVNDLAFSHPNKQLCVVTCGDDKMIKVWEATNGTKQYTFEGHEAPVYSVCPHYKENIQFIFSTALDGKIKAWLYDNMGSRVDYEAPGRWCTTMAYSADGTRLFSCGTSKEGESFIVEWNESEGAVKRTYQGFRKRSLGVVQFDTTKNRYLAAGDDFSIKFWDMDNVQPLTSVDADGGLPASPRIRFNKDGSLLAVSANDNGIKILANSDGMRLLRTLENLSYDASRTSEAPKPTINPISAAAAAVATSAGLADRSASVVAIAGMNGDARSLGDVKPRITEESSDKSKIWKLTEISEPSQCRSLRLPENLRVTKISRLIFTNSGNAILALASNAIHLLWKWQRSERNSNGKATASVLPQLWQPSSGILMTNDVADTSPEEAVPCFALSKNDSYVMSASGGKISLFNMMTFKTMATFMPPPPPATFLAFHPQDNNIIAIGMDDSTIQIYNVRVDEVKSKLKGHSKRITGLAFSHVLSVLVSSGADSQLCVWNTDGWEKQRSRFLQVPSGRTPTTLSDTRVQFHQDQMHFLVVHETQLAIYETTKLERVKQWVPLESSAPITHATFSCDSQLVYASFLDATVCVFTAANLRLRCRINPSAYLPASVSSNVHPLVIAAHPSEPNEFALGLSDGGVHVFEPLESENKWGVPPPVENGSSSNMAVTPSVGAPGSEQAQR; encoded by the exons ATGTCGTCTCTCAGTAGAGAGCTTGTGTTCTTGATCTTACAGTTTCTAGATGAGGAAAAGTTTAAAGAGACTGTTCACag gCTTGAACAGGAATCTGGGTTTTTCTTTAATATGAAGTATTTTGAGGATGAGGTGCATAACGGAAACTGGGATGAGGTTGAGAAATACTTGTCTGGTTTCACCAAGGTAGACGACAATCGATATTCCATGAAAATCTTTTTCGAGATAAGAAAGCAGAAGTATCTCGAGGCATTGGATAA GCATGATCTGTCCAAGGCCGTGGAGATATTAGTAAAGGATTTGAAAGTTTTTGCCACATTTAATGAGGAACTTTTTAAGGAAATCACTCAGCTTTTGACGTTGGAGAATTTCAG GGAGAATGAACAGTTGTCAAAATATGGAGATACAAAGTCTGCTAGAGCAATCATGTTAGTTGAACTCAAGAAGCTTATTGAAGCAAATCCTTTATTCCGTGACAAATTACAGTTCCCAAACCTTAGAAATTCAAGGTTACGCACCCTCATTAATCAGAG CTTGAATTGGCAGCATCAACTTTGTAAAAACCCGAGGCCGAATCCAGATATAAAAACTCTCTTCGTGGATCACTCTTGTGGACAGCCAAATGGTGCACGAGCACCATCACCTGCTAACAATCCTCTTCTTGGAGGCTTACCAAAGGCCGGGGGCTTTCCTCCCCTTGGTGCTCATGGG CCTTTTCAACCTACACCAGCGCCAGTTCCAGCACCCCTTGCTGGTTGGATGTCAAACCCTTCTACTGTAACTCATCCAGCTGTGTCCGGTGGAGCTATTGGTCTTGGTCCTTCCTCAATACCAG CTGCATTGAAGCATCCTAGGACTCCTCCAACTAATCCTTCTGTAGACTACCCATCTGGGGACTCTGATCATGTTTCCAAAAGGACAAGGCCCATGGGGATTTCTGATGAG GTAAATCTTCCTGTCAATGTGCTGCCTGTAACATTTCCTGGCCATGGTCACAGTCAGACTTTCAATGCACCCGATGATCTGCCAAAGGCAGTTGCAAGAACTTTGAATCAGGGTTCATCTCCTATGAGCATGGATTTCCATCCCGTTCAACAGACTTTACTTCTAG TTGGTACCAATGTTGGAGACATAGCATTGTGGGAAATTGGCTCTCGGGAGCGGCTGGTTTTGAAGAACTTTAAAGTTTGGGATCTTAGTGCTTGTTCAATGCCTCTTCAG GCTGCTCTAGTCAAAGATCCTGCTGTCTCTGTAAATCGTGTTATTTGGAGCCCTGATGGCTCTTTATTTG GAGTTGCTTACTCGAGGCACATTGTGCAAATATATTCTTATCATGGTGGCGATGAGGTTCGGCAGCATCTGGAG ATTGATGCTCATGTTGGTGGAGTAAATGATCTTGCATTTTCTCATCCAAATAAGCAACTTTGTGTAGTAACTTGCGGTGATGACAAGATGATCAAG GTGTGGGAGGCTACCAATGGTACAAAACAATATACCTTTGAAGGTCATGAGGCTCCTGTTTATTCTGTCTGCCCTCACTATAAAGAAAACATTCAG TTTATCTTTTCAACGGCTTTAGATGGAAAGATAAAAGCATGGTTGTATGATAATATGGGATCACGTGTTGACTATGAAGCTCCTGGTCGTTGGTGCACAACCATGGCCTACAGTGCTGATGGTACAAG GCTTTTTTCCTGTGGCACCAGTAAAGAAGGGGAGTCATTTATCGTAGAATGGAATGAAAGTGAAGGGGCCGTGAAGAGGACCTATCAAGGATTCCGCAAACGTTCTTTAGGTGTTGTGCAATTTGACACCACTAAGAATAGGTATTTAGCTGCCGGTGATGATTTCTCTATCAAATTCTGGGATATGGACAATGTTCAACCCTTGACAAGTGTTGATGCTGATGGAGGCCTTCCA GCAAGTCCACGTATTCGCTTTAACAAGGATGGCTCTCTCTTGGCTGTTTCCGCGAATGATAATGGGATTAAGATTTTGGCGAATTCAGATGGTATGCGATTATTGCGCACGTTGGAGAATCTTTCTTATGATGCCTCAAGAACATCGGAAGCCCCAAAG CCTACAATAAATCCAATCTCAGCTGCTGCTGCCGCTGTTGCTACTAGTGCTGGACTTGCAGACAGAAGTGCCTCTGTAGTTGCTATTGCTGGAATG AATGGGGATGCCAGGAGCTTGGGGGATGTGAAACCCAGAATAACAGAAGAATCGAGTGATAAATCAAAGATTTGGAAGCTAACTGAAATCAGTGAACCATCTCAGTGTCGATCCTTGAGGCTTCCTGAAAACTTGAGGGTGACCAAG ATATCAAGGTTAATCTTCACTAATTCAGGTAATGCTATTTTGGCATTGGCATCAAATGCTATTCACTTGCTCTGGAAGTGGCAGCGAAGTGAGCGTAATTCAAATGGCAAG GCAACTGCGAGTGTACTGCCTCAGTTGTGGCAACCATCAAGTGGCATTCTTATGACAAATGATGTTGCTGATACAAGTCCTGAAGAGGCTGTACCCTGTTTTGCTTTATCCAAGAATGATTCTTATGTAATGTCTGCATCTGGAGGAAAGATTTCCTTGTTTAATATGATGACATTCAAG ACAATGGCGACTTTCATGCCGCCACCACCACCAGCAACTTTTCTTGCATTCCACCCTCAAGATAACAATATTATTGCTATAGGCATGGACGATTCAACGATTCAGATATATAATGTTCGTGTGGATGAG GTGAAGAGTAAGCTTAAAGGCCACTCCAAAAGAATAACTGGCCTTGCCTTCTCTCATGTACTGAGTGTGCTTGTCTCATCAGGAGCAGATTCTCAG CTTTGTGTATGGAACACTGATGGATGGGAAAAGCAGAGGTCTAGATTCTTGCAGGTTCCATCAGGGAGAACACCAACAACACTGTCAGACACACGTGTCCAATTCCATCAAGACCAGATGCATTTTCTTGTTGTACATGAGACTCAGCTTGCCATATATGAAACAACAAAGCTAGAACGTGTGAAGCAG TGGGTTCCGCTCGAATCTTCTGCTCCAATAACTCATGCAACATTCTCGTGTGATAGCCAACTGGTGTATGCCAGTTTTTTGGATGCAACTGTTTGTGTCTTTACTGCTGCAAACCTCAGACTACGTTGCCGTATAAATCCTTCTGCTTATCTTCCTGCTAGTGTCAG TTCCAATGTTCATCCACTTGTAATTGCTGCACATCCATCTGAGCCAAATGAATTTGCATTGGGACTCTCAGATGGTGGGGTTCATGTCTTTGAGCCCCTTGAATCTGAAAACAAATGGGGTGTGCCTCCACCAGTTGAAAACGGGTCATCCAGCAATATGGCAGTAACACCTTCGGTCGGAGCTCCAGGATCAGAACAAGCACAACGATGA
- the LOC108453478 gene encoding uncharacterized protein LOC108453478 isoform X1 yields the protein MLSMSLGVSFSGLLHCIAESVVLVLSELIDQNSVKLLRKFLPRKKIELASPEMGLDSEFKNFKAANCSSCNHATSSSADSIMKQEHLFPDLRNEGPWSSKEELNQYGLIISHPRKRVCSNFCKGKAVLQASEAEDLNTRLEILEEESQIMKQALLETMAERKKLVNEIYKLFETRRYTLLPKDQEDGHTFSSGSLIIKPCKGPGQGTAESSLLHALLENPRSGDPNTNALAILGQSYTSTQ from the exons ATGTTGTCCATGTCACTGGGCGTATCTTTCTCAG GATTGCTCCATTGTATCGCAGAGAGTGTTGTTTTGGTCCTATCAGAACTGATAGACCAAAATTCCGTGAAACTTCTTCGAAAATTTCTACCTAGGAAGAAGATAGAACTTGCTTCACCTGAGATGGGATTAGATTCAGAGTTCAAGAATTTCAAGGCAGCAAACTGTAGTAGTTGTAACCATGCAACAAGCAGCTCAGCAGATTCTATTATGAAACAAGAACACTTGTTTCCCGATCTTCGGAATGAAGGGCCTTGGAGTTCAAAAGAGGAACTGAATCAATATGGACTTATAATAAGTCATCCAAGGAAAAGGGTATGCAGCAATTTTTGTAAAGGTAAGGCAGTTTTGCAGGCTAGTGAAGCTGAAGACCTAAACACAAGGTTGGAGATCCTTGAGGAAGAAAGTCAAATTATGAAGCAAGCACTCTTAGAGACAATGGCGGAAAGGAAAAAACTAGTTAATGAAATATACAAGTTATTTGAGACACGGCGGTACACCCTCCTACCTAAGGATCAAGAAGATGGACACACATTCAGCTCTGGATCTTTGATCATCAAACCTTGTAAG GGACCGGGTCAAGGAACAGCCGAGAGCAGTCTGTTACATGCTCTATTGGAAAATCCACGTTCTGGAGATCCTAATACCAATGCATTAGCAATACTTGGTCAGAGTTACACATCCACACAATAA
- the LOC108453477 gene encoding DEAD-box ATP-dependent RNA helicase 35, which yields MEEDDDYVEYIPVAKRRAMEAQKILQRKGKASALDDETEKANVAEVKPSLLIKATQLKKDQPEISQMEQIVQQEKEMIEHLSDRKTLMSVRELAKGITYTEPLLTGWKPPLHIRRMSRKDRDLIRKQWHIIVDGDEIPPPIKNFKDMKFPDPILKKLKAKGIVQPTPIQVQGLPVILSGRDMIGIAFTGSGKTLVFVLPLIMIALQEEMMMPILPGEGPFGLIVCPSRELARQTYEVVEQFLIPMRENGYPVLRPLLCIGGVDMRSQLDVVKKGVHIVVATPGRLKDMLAKKKMSLDNCRYLTLDEADRLVDLGFEDDIREVFDHFKAQRQTLLFSATMPTKIQNFARSALVKPVTVNVGRAGAANLDVIQEVEYVKQEAKIVYLLECLQKTPPPVLIFCENKADVDDIHEYLLLKGVEAVAIHGGKDQEEREHAISSFKAGKKDVLVATDVASKGLDFPDIQHVINYDMPAEIENYVHRIGRTGRCGKTGIATTFINKNQSETTLLDLKHLLQEAKQRIPPVLAELSDPMEDVDAITNASGVKGCAYCGGLGHRIRDCPKLEHQKSMAIANSRRDYFGSGGYRGEI from the exons ATGGAGGAAGATGATGATTACGTTGAGTATATTCCGGTAGCGAAACGCCGCGCTATGGAAGCTCAAAAAATCCTACAGAGAAAAGGCAAGGCTTCTGCGCTTGACGATGAAACTGAAAAAGCCAATGTGGCCGAAGTGAAACCTAGTTTACTTATAAAAGCAACTCAGCTTAAAAAGGATCAACCTGAGATCAGTCAAATGGAACAAATTGTACAACAAGAAAAAGAGATGATTGAACATTTATCTGATAGGAAAACCCTCATGTCTGTTCGGGAATTGGCAAAAGGGATTACTTATACGGAACCCTTGTTGACTGGGTGGAAACCACCTTTGCATATTCGAAGGATGTCTCGAAAAGATAGGGATTTGATTCGAAAGCAATGGCATATTATCGTTGACGGGGACGAAATTCCTCCTCCTATTAAGAATTTTAAAGATATGAAGTTTCCAGACCCAATATTGAAGAAGTTAAAGGCAAAGGGAATTGTGCAGCCGACTCCAATTCAAGTCCAAGGTCTGCCTGTTATCTTGTCTGGGAGAGATATGATTGGGATTGCGTTTACAGGGTCAGGGAAAACACTTGTATTTGTGCTTCCGTTGATTATGATTGCGTTGCAGGAGGAGATGATGATGCCAATTCTTCCAGGAGAAGGCCCTTTTGGGTTGATCGTCTGTCCTTCAAGGGAGCTTGCTAGGCAGACATATGAAGTGGTGGAGCAATTTTTGATACCTATGAGGGAGAATGGATATCCCGTACTCAGGCCATTGCTTTGTATTGGTGGTGTAGATATGAGGTCTCAGTTGGATGTTGTGAAGAAAGGGGTTCACATTGTTGTTGCTACTCCCGGGAGGTTGAAGGATATGCTTGCCAAGAAGAAGATGAGTTTAGACAATTGCAG GTATTTGACATTGGATGAAGCAGATAGACTAGTGGATTTAGGCTTTGAAGATGACATTAGAGAAGTGTTTGACCATTTTAAGGCTCAAAGGCAAACCCTTTTGTTCTCTGCTACCATGCCTACCAAAATTCAGAACTTCGCCAGAAGTGCTTTAGTAAAGCCAGTGACTGTTAATGTTGGGAGAGCTGGAGCTGCAAATCTTGATGTGATTCAGGAGGTCGAGTATGTGAAGCAAGAGGCAAAGATAGTCTACCTCCTTGAATGCCTGCAAAAGACTCCTCCACCTGTTTTAATATTTTGTGAGAATAAGGCTGACGTGGATGACATCCATGAATATCTCCTGCTGAAAGGAGTTGAAGCTGTGGCAATTCATGGAGGCAAGGACCAAGAAGAGAGAGAGCACGCGATTTCATCCTTCAAAGCTGGCAAGAAGGATGTGTTAGTAGCAACTGATGTTGCATCTAAAGGTTTGGATTTTCCTGATATTCAACACGTGATCAATTATGATATGCCTGCAGAAATTGAAAACTATGTCCACAGAATAGGACGAACAGGAAGATGTGGTAAAACGGGAATTGCAACCACATTTATAAACAAGAATCAAAGTGAGACAACCCTGCTTGATTTGAAACACCTATTGCAAGAAGCCAAACAGAGGATCCCGCCCGTCTTAGCTGAGCTCAGTGATCCAATGGAAGATGTGGATGCAATCACCAATGCAAGTGGCGTAAAGGGGTGTGCTTATTGTGGTGGGTTGGGCCATCGTATCCGAGATTGCCCCAAGTTAGAGCATCAGAAAAGCATGGCTATTGCAAATTCCAGAAGGGATTATTTTGGGTCTGGTGGTTACAGAGGAGAAATTTGA